tgtcatcgtacgaagtttttatttcaaaatattgatttttgacgaaatgacggaacattttttgtaaaaattgcgtttttgcctcaaaaatcgagataaaaacattcaccaaagttttatttttcaaaatatcaaaacaatcctacgtacgatgacaggaaatttagtggagaatctgggaaaactatcggatggaccgttccaGAGATAGAACTCCCACCGGTttgcaaaacatggtttcgagaaaaatacgttttaaattttggatccgcactccttacgcaaagacttaggtccactaattggcttttaactttggaacggagcatcggacaaacctgggacaaaaactacagtaaattagacatcccagagaacatgTTGAGCCagaattttcttttaatttttttttcaagtttccattgtatactacccccttaatggggtaactacttttttacaccagaaatcaagttttcgttcctctttctatggacgtaaaaataagattgcataCGCGGGTAACAATTTCGTTCTTAGGGaggtagaaatgtggattgaagtcagttagaataaccactgactggacttgttcatcagtcatcctcgctagtcaacgctaggtGGACGCTCAGGTTGTCCAAAAGAAggagttcagaccggtaattggtaagTTCGGCGCCCATCCGCCTCCAATACCGCTACACCTGGAGAATACCTCAGCAAAcgtaaacacaaattgaccacgttttgatcgatggTCGACACTTCTCAGATGTCTTCGatgtcagaacctatcgtggcgctaacatcgattcagactaCTAcatggtgatggtcaaactgtgTTCTAatctgtcagtcgtcaataacagaAGACATGAGCGCTCATCTCGGCTCAAACCTACACGACTGCAGAAGCCGAACATTGCTGCCACATACGCGCAGCATAGCGTAGACGAACTGAATGCTGCTTCGATCGTTGAATACTGGAACACCCACAGCACCACAGCAGAGAACGTCATCGGCTATGAACAACGTAGACAACGGAATAAATAGTTTAACGACGAGCGCCGAACACTTCTGAGTGAGAAGGATGAagcgcgcagccatgctgcaacgagcgactcgataAAACGTGAAACGAAGCCGACTGAAGCTAAGACAGTAAACACATCTCTTCGGGAAAAAAGCGCCGCTTAGAAGAGAAAGAATGTGATAAGATGGAGCTGCTTCCGCGATTCTTGAGTACAATAGATCTCGAAAATCGCTTAAGTTCCCCAAGCAACCACATGCGTCGTACTAGGGCTTTATGCCGCGGGCCGAAACGTTGATGAACggacgcgaggtgatcgaaagttGAAGAGGTtgtcaggccggattcatgagcggttgctcgacgatggaccagatttttacactgcggcagatcctcaaAAAATGCCGCGAATATAAATTCGCTACGCATCACATCTTTATCGATCTCAATGCCATATATGATACAATtgagctatggagaatcatggacgaacactgCTTTCCCGAAAGTTGACAAGACTGatcgtttgagactcacaggggacttcgacaaggcgatggctCTCCTGTTTGGCACTTCAACATGCAGGgcacaatttccaacaaatacAGTCAGTTTACCTGCTTCGTGTATGACGTACGCatagttattattatttttatatatttttattagagagGCTTaatttcattcgtctctatatCATATCATATCAGGAGTGATAccagaaggatttgcagtatttttagcgcaacacatgctaccCATCGTTTACCtagttcacaaaaaatacagttacaacacttataccaagccattcttcataagatacataccacattgtagaatgatgattttctaaccttttgaGCTTGGAAAGAATATTTGaatccgggaaatttgaaggaaaattcgtATTTTTCTATCAAACTCAAACGAATTgtttgtaaatctaacgtaaattcgtcaattgggcGCAGTTGCTCCTTGTGAGCATATGCACGACACAGTGTACGCCGGGTATAGCAAACCGCACATGATGAGGCATCTCTTCTGTGTGAAAAGTATGAGATGGCAATGGATATGCTGTTTAGCATGGTGCTAGACACTTAGGAAGCGATTGGCCTTTGAGGGTAagttcttttgaaacaacctGATACGACTCAATCTCGCTTTTGAGCGCGTAGAAATACAAACATCATCACCTTTGTGATTCTGAGCTCAagtgtaggtgtcgcatgaactGATGCAGTTTTGCGTGAATTCGTCAATTAGTACAGCTCATATGCTAATGACATTGATTTCACAGATAATGAAAcataattactttttttttaattgtatatacagtaatttacatttaatgcgacatgccgaagcacaactcagtgtcgcatgattttgacctgtaattggacaatggcgatgagagtggaacagtgtcgacatctggtggcgactttcaatgtggattTTTTATTGGGACCCGAACTCAATgttcacaaaaatgtccaattagaggtaaaaaaggcaaaaatgtcgcattaaatgtaaattactgtacaggCATAATATTAAACTAAATTAATTCAGCTAAAAGTAATTTTCCAAGACATTTTCTAGCATTACAATAAGCAGGACTTAAATCAAatgccaattgacgaatttacgttggatttacaaccagatgacgcagcgagtaaaatgaggatgttttgtttttttttttggtatgaaattcgttcaaattttctagaaaaatcagaatttatcttcaaatttcccggtttcatgtattctttccacgctgaaaaggttagaaaatcatcattttacaatgtgctatgtatattacgaggaatggcttgttataagtattgtaactttttttttttcaactaagtaaacgatgaatagggtgttttgcgctaaaaatactacaaatccttctcgtatcggcccctacataatcaatgatatcagccattttggtatgatatcgatttcatcgcaattatccatagtatcaataaccggtatgcattatcaaacttaaaattttcgaggattatctatgactttggtcaaatcgcgtgttgaaaccatcgtaaatatacataactctaactttcttaccatatactggcgacattcaatggctgaaatgaatctaaattgaaataaaataaataatcaccaccgaatcttgcttttcagtgcgtaaaataaacaaacaccctcacttttgtggttctgagctctaatgtagatgtcgcatgagctgattcagctttgcgtaaattcgtcaataagtCAAGGctagaaaagagaaaaaaattgtttctcaATCAATGTTCCGGCTACCATATTTCTTAACCAGTTAAATTAGTCccgttatacttatgacagacatacagctgtacttgcgttgtacttcgaaaattgtatgtctgtcaccatgtacagcgctagaaccatgcaagcaactcggtacaatcgctgtacctgtaccgacctgttttaccgctgtacatggctacagttgtactgtgcgcagcgccatagacggttagtggtgggtagcatgaacaagcagaatcaaatcacttgataaacgttcttttcattgactttcttttaagttaataactcagattggaaacttttttgttgtgtttgatagtttagacactaaataaaaacctttttcattgaaatatgtggtggaaattggaaaaatatctgattgtcagtttgacatacggtacaatgtacaaccaaagtatgtctgtcatggtacgatggtacctgtacaacgctgtacacgtacaacgcaagtacagctatatgtctgtccctggtattacacATTCttaaaaataagattttttttacaatatttttctcAGCGTGCAACGTTCAACATTCAATCAACTAGCAACACTTTCAACTATGCTTGTGTTATGACGGTTCGCCATTTTTGTGAGTTCAAAACATTGAATCATACGGCAGAGAGTGCACATTCGAtcgaaatgaaataaattgtgtatttatattttgttttattcagaTTAAAGTTCGTACTGGTGAAAAAGTATAATCAACATTTGCTACAACTTTATTggaacaaacaatttttgtcAACGAGACTGTGAACTGCAGAGCATCGagtgaaattgaaatttgttcaatGATTGCCTAGGTCTTGAAACATTCCGAAACATCATGAATCAGCTGGAACGTCAGATGATCCTCCGCCAAATGGAGCAACTTGTGCTCAACACAAATTACCAAATCCTGCTGAATGAATGCTACCACCGCCGAATGCTGTCAGAGGTGATGATTTCGATAATTGAGGTAGGAAACAATTCGATGTTCTAGCTACGTAGAGAATGAGATAACAAAGAGCACGCATGTCATTGAGTCATCCCCATAGCAAACATAGTGCAGCATATTTTCTAATCAAGTTTAATCATGTTTTGATGCAGGATCGTAATCCGGATGAGGCAACGAAGCATAAAAAGTTGTTTGAGAAAATAACCAGACGAGGTCCGACCGCATTCCAGACTTTGCTGGATATTTGTCAACAGAACTTCCCAGTCGCGCATGCTCTACTGAAAAATGGGAGCTTATCAACCAATAATATCTCCAGTAATAGCAGCAACAATCAAGAAAAATATCGCTCAACGTTTAACCCTAATCGATCGCGTTCAATTAGTGCGAATTTGGGAGAAACCCTGGCACTCTCGCAAAAACTGCGTAATTTCTCGATAGGATCTCGTTCGACATCCCAGGAAGACGATGGTAAGAACAACAATCGTTTGTTCGAAACTACCGACAAAGGCTTCAAACGTCAGTTGGAGGTTTACCGGGAAAAGGTTCAGGAGTTGAACAAGGTGGAACTGACGACCAGACCACAGAGGCATCGTCTCCTGGAAGCATATCCCATGCGAAGCAGAAACCGTGGTGTAGTATTTATCGTTAACGTTATAACGTACATCAATGATACCCACCCGAAGCGGAATGGAGCAGAAATGGATAAAGACAATTTGGTGTCACTGTTTCGACAACTCGGTTTTACCATCTTCTACTACGAGGATCTTACCCGGGAGGACTTTGGTTACTTAATCGAACAGTTGAAGACGTCGGAACACCTCTCAACGGAGTGTTTTGCTTTCTATGTGTTGGCTCACGGAAATCACACCAAAGGGCGGGACAAAATATATCTTCACGACAATTCAGTTCTCTTTGTGGAAGAAATATTGGCTCATTTCAATAATGTGAACTGCCGCAGATTGGTCAGGAAACCAAAGTTGTTTTTCTTCTCCATTTGCAGGTTGGTTGAAGCGTAGCTTTGAGTTGGTGAGAAATAATTATTtgcattgtgttttttttcatagggGAGATCAGCCAGATTATGGTACCCTTCGACCAGCCGAGCATACCGAACGAGACGGTATGATTAACCCGAAAAAGGATACGCCCACAAATATGCCGACATACGCCGATATGTTCATATGTTTTTCTACCGTGCCAGGATTTGCCGCCCATCGCGACATGCTCAATGGGTCGTGGTTTGTGGAAAGCATGTGCGAAGTGTGGTCTAAACATGCCCACGACACCGACGTAGAGCAGCTGATGAAAATGGTTGGAAAGAACGCCAGCATGTACAGGACTGAGCAGAACAATGCCTTGCAGACGTTGGCCAGTGAGCAGCGTGGCTTCTTCGACGTTCTCTACCTGAACCCGGGATATAACGCAGACTAAACCACAGGCACCGGTAACCTTTAACTTCCCAGAAGACTTTGCAACCAATCAAACACAGCTAGCAGTGATAGCTTTTGTATCGTTAGTTTAGTTGTTCGTTACTCTATTtacgaatatatattttaccGCATACCATTGCAATGACGAAATATGGTAATAAAATCTGAAAAAGGAAAAGGCGCACTGCTGTTCTTTACTCTAACGGTCGATTGTGAGTTTCAGCATGAAAAAACAAAAGTGGTCGAAATTTCTGTTATTTAATTTAGGGCTGGCCACGAACGCCACAATAGCCAAGCTCATAGTTCATTCCTATGTAGGGCAGAAAGGAGTAATATGGTCCCCCtaaaggtaggtttagagttcccgcgaACGTGAAtgcggacaaacacttttttgttaataactcatcagtccatatataaaacgcgaggaaaacatcttgacacgataggaagaaacattttctcgttgaaaatcatgtttaaacacaattcatattgataaaagtgggttaattcaatatttcacaacgattctgaatttccaccgtggaatcgagatgttggtgaactcaccatagttcaccgacctcggtgaacgtgaacatgaaaacagtggtgaatatagacgtcaaaatattcctccgttcatgttcacgttcgaatgtcccaaggcatactgaaaattatttcaccgtgaactgtaaaaggatatgtttagcaattttcaagttttcaatgaaaattttgatatggatgcaattccattcaatcggatctctgtttatttacttcacgtttactgccgaacttttcatatgaacgtgaacgtgaacaaaatcattctattcaccacgattttttgagttgtttgttcgcaatgtagttcaccgtgaaatgatcgcaCTATTCCACCatctgttcaagttcacgttcacgggaactctaaaccaggcttAAGAACGAAACGTGCTGCGTCATGTAGAAGCATTTTTAAATTATGCTACATGTTAAAATCTCACGATTTTTCTCCCCGTGTTGGGAAAGGAGTAAACTGCGTTcattagtttgaactattgtgtTATACCtctttttatactacacttcaagcttgtCTACTGCttaaggtaggtttagagttcccgtgaacgtgaatgcGGACAAtcactttttgttaataattcatcagtccatatatgaaacgcgaggaaaacatcttgaaacgataggaagaaacattttctagttgaaaaacatgtttaaacacaattcatattgataaaagtggaataattcaatatttcacaacgattctgaatttccaccgtggaatcgagatgttggtgaactcaccatagttcaccgacttcggtgaacgtgaaagtgaaaacagtggtgaatatagacgtcaaaatattgccccgttcatgttcacgttcgtaactcccaaggcattctgaaaattatttcaccgtgaacttaaaaggatatgtttagcaattctcaagttttcaatgaaaattttgatatggatgcaatttcattcaatcggatctttccgcgggttgaaaaacttcgttgcttcgggttgattcgtgaacaccTGTATATTCTATacgaattactttattaaagatcgatatttatttacttcacgtttactgccgaacttttaatttgaacgtgaacgtgaacaaaatcattctattgaccacgatttttttagttgtttgttcgcaatgtagttcaccgtgaaatgatcgtattATTCCACCAcgtgttcaagttcacgttcacgggaactctaaaccaggctttattgatgaaggagtagactaaatctatagcgagataggtgccaatcaggaataatctgttcgataaaatttataatcctgatcggcgacgcagatcAAATTtctttgggctccagaatagctttatcaaggtgttgaagtctgcgtcttgttacaGCTCCACAgtgacagagcaaatgttccgaggtttcgctttcggcattacgaaagcgacaaatatcttgtgctaaacctatgtttttaagatggtatttactcggacagtgtcctgctACAAGatcagtgaatgtgctgaagtctttcttattaaggctcAGCAGTTGTTGGATAATTTCAATACTCggcgtaatattttttttgcctgtttgagttttgcagccatccaattggctgttacttcccggtcttcccatttcttcagctcacttttcaaTACACAATCAGaaagtccacagaatggttctggaccagtgaatggtgagtttgagccgttcctggcaagttcatctgctcgctcgttgccctccATACCGCAATGGTCAgaaatccagtacagttgtaccgaacttatctgacttaaaCTCCGTAGAAGGGGAATGCACTCCCAGACAATTTTGGAAGAacatttaaaagcatttagagcttaaagtgccgcttgactgtctgagaatatgcagatgttaacATGTCTAAAttttcttttgaggcagacatttaaacattctattattgcagttatttctgcctgaaaaactgttggccagtttcccatagccacttagatttttgttctgggaccatatactccggcacctgttctgattcccatttccgacccatcagtgtagaacatgattgaatcattacgaacgttgggaccaccttcatcctatactgaacgagaatgttcgatcactctgtatggaatgtcataattaatcctaggttccatccaataactgttcatctctgagccTGGTCTAATGGATAAAAGATTCAGAATGCTCAAGttaccagttttgtccccgtctagtatttttttccatcttttaagctTGAGAGCACTTTTTTAGCCTCTGGCTGAACATATTGGTTAAAAGATACTAattgaaggatagcctccaatgcctttgaaggagtgcttcgcattgctctaGTAATTGCAAGCATgttagtcgttggagtttgtttagcttttttttagctacagtctccttggtctttggccaccatacaagtgaggcataagttatcctaggccgcacaattgcagtgtagacccacataaccatttttagtttaaggccccatgttcttcctatcattttagagcatGCCCATAGGGTTGAATTGTCCTTactgattattgaatctaagtgcgcattccagtttagtttagcatctagaataacacctagatatttcactgaagcgctgccTTCTATTTCCTCTCCCCCAAGATTTGATTTCAGCAGATGCTGTTTTTTGTGAAaggaataattgttgtttttgagggatttatgctcagaccttctgtgatacaccaagattgtgtaaagtttaagcccatctgcattctgctcgatatcacttcgtcgaacttgccacgtactattatgactagatcatcggcaaaGCCCACAACCTCGAATCCTTTACCACTAAGCTTATCAGAAGGACGTCAACTACaagtgaccaaaggagaggtgatagCACGCCTCCTTTTGGATAACCCTTTGTTGCAATCACAGAATTAGACGACCCACCCAGCTCCGAGCATGCCCCGGATCCGTTCGACTATACAGTTATCGAagtgtctttttttttcatagcttatgccattgatagataagaagcattattAAAGGCAccttcgatatcaagaaacgcGCATAGTGAGGTTTATTTTGAcgagagagatttttcaatttttgatacaAGCGTGTGTAGCGCTGttactgtggatttgcctgattagtAGGCAAACTGGTGTTTAGGTAATGGGCAGTTGGACATGAATACAAACTCTATGTaatcatataatactttttccatagttttcagcagtattgatgataaactaattggtctgaatgcctttgggagtgatttgtcacgtttcgcttttggaatgaaaactacttTAACAAGTCTCCATATAAGGAATGCGCTGTAATATCAGActaaaaatctcgattagaggtggaattagttttgattctccattttgaatcagggctggaaaaatcccatctgcacttgcagatttgtaaggtagaaaATGTGTGATGCTACTTGTTTATAATGATAACCTTGTCGATAACACCTGTTATCCTATATTGAAATATCCCACCTTGTATACACACACTTGGTGCGTCACTATCTTCGGGATCGGGACTCGGTGGTGCCGTCCTCTCAGAGGCGGCAGCTTAAGTCAGAGCGACATAGTGTCACGGAGCGTGCTGGGTTTAGGAGCCACACAGAAAGGATCCCACCGCGTTTACTACTCTGGCTCTCGTGAAGACTAACCCAGCAACTATGatagcgacatcctttgcactttcagGCCTTGTGAGGTGCCTTCGAGAGCATTTTGGGTCGCCATTATAGCCAGGATTTGTACTcgagtggacagatgtagatcTTGCGAAATGAGTCTTCTACAGTAAGTCTACTACTTCTGAGTTTTTGtaaacgaaccgtcgtcctttttaaGGGAACCTAGCCTAGAAAAAgacccgttcgagtggtcttttgccagAGTCTTATTGTATGTAGCAACGATTGGagtattttcaatgctttcgcagttatatacccaggattttcgtttggatcgtCTCTGTTCTCTGCTGTACTCAGTTAGAGCGCTTTTGTATGGAGACCAGTCCGAagtaatttttgctctgttgaacagtttcGGCGCTGTTAGAAGCCGTTCAAgccttttattccaccaaggaacgtttcttgttgaaaaaaatcttcttaGTGGACAATTGATGTTGTAGGCAGAGACTATCGTttcgtttaattcttttgaagctGATTCATGCtgctgaatcgaccttatttttgagtttagaatttttgactcgagttcaaggGAATACCGATCCCAGTTGATTTTTTTGGGCTCTCGGTATTCTCTCTGAACTGTCATGCCACCatcccattcaaaaataatgtatctatgatcagacaaagacgcctcttgCGACACATGCCAGTTATGAATTTTTCCTGAAATAACCGGACTGCACAGTGTTAGGTctaagacttcttgtctgatagcaTTTATGAGTgttggttcatttcctttgttaGCGATATCTATGTTATTtgacgagagaaattctaaaaaacaCTCACCTCGGTAGTTAATGTCGGTACTTGCCCACATTGAGTGATGAGCGTTGGCCTCACATCCGATGATGAAGTCCTTGTTGATTTCCCTACAGTAGTTAACAAACGCCGCTACATCTCGTGGAGAACCTCAGGAACGTCGCCAGGAaagtaagccgacgcaattacgaTGTCGGATCTTCCTTTGGCGGTTGGTATTTCCACTCTGATTGCGACGATGTCCCTTTAAATGAACTCtgtaataggaaagcatttatTGTTTGCATTTACTAAGACAACAAGACAACTAAGGCACCTTTGCTCGCTCTGGAAATAAAGCACTTAATTCCTTAAAAATCCGTCGACCAACTGGTCATCGTTCTAGAATAATGCGCTCGTTCGTAAAGGTCAACCATGTTTTCGCTAGAAAATAACGTAACAAgttcaaaaaacga
The Toxorhynchites rutilus septentrionalis strain SRP chromosome 2, ASM2978413v1, whole genome shotgun sequence genome window above contains:
- the LOC129769920 gene encoding caspase Dronc, which encodes MNQLERQMILRQMEQLVLNTNYQILLNECYHRRMLSEVMISIIEDRNPDEATKHKKLFEKITRRGPTAFQTLLDICQQNFPVAHALLKNGSLSTNNISSNSSNNQEKYRSTFNPNRSRSISANLGETLALSQKLRNFSIGSRSTSQEDDGKNNNRLFETTDKGFKRQLEVYREKVQELNKVELTTRPQRHRLLEAYPMRSRNRGVVFIVNVITYINDTHPKRNGAEMDKDNLVSLFRQLGFTIFYYEDLTREDFGYLIEQLKTSEHLSTECFAFYVLAHGNHTKGRDKIYLHDNSVLFVEEILAHFNNVNCRRLVRKPKLFFFSICRGDQPDYGTLRPAEHTERDGMINPKKDTPTNMPTYADMFICFSTVPGFAAHRDMLNGSWFVESMCEVWSKHAHDTDVEQLMKMVGKNASMYRTEQNNALQTLASEQRGFFDVLYLNPGYNAD